The Roseovarius indicus genome has a segment encoding these proteins:
- a CDS encoding SDR family NAD(P)-dependent oxidoreductase has translation MSNEQTPSRVAIVTGAGRGLGRAYAMALAQDGVAVVVNDLGGALDGSGKDSGPAAEVVAEIEAAGGQAVASHHDVADWDEAGGMVALAVETFGRLDVLVNNAGILRDKMFANMSQEDWDAVVRVHLKGHAAPAHHAMAHWRAEVKAGREVAASVVSTTSLAGMLGNFGQANYASAKMAVVGLSHTLAREGERYGIRSNAVSPSARTRIEENLGNGEGATYDVFNPANVAPLICWLARADCPATGQVFHAYGRRIEVLNPTAIAVDLQSDEDWTVDSVGEALADRLPRRAEITDFVPEFNR, from the coding sequence ATGAGCAATGAACAGACCCCCTCGCGTGTCGCGATCGTTACGGGCGCGGGTCGAGGGCTGGGCCGGGCCTATGCAATGGCGCTTGCACAGGATGGCGTGGCCGTCGTGGTGAACGACCTTGGCGGGGCGCTGGACGGCAGCGGCAAGGATTCGGGCCCCGCCGCCGAGGTGGTGGCCGAGATCGAGGCGGCCGGCGGGCAGGCCGTGGCCAGCCATCACGACGTGGCCGACTGGGACGAGGCGGGTGGGATGGTGGCGCTGGCGGTCGAGACGTTCGGGCGGCTCGACGTGCTGGTCAACAATGCCGGTATCCTGCGCGACAAGATGTTCGCCAACATGAGCCAGGAGGATTGGGACGCCGTGGTGCGCGTGCACCTCAAGGGTCACGCGGCGCCGGCGCACCATGCCATGGCACATTGGCGGGCGGAAGTGAAGGCGGGCCGCGAGGTTGCGGCCTCGGTCGTCAGCACGACGTCGCTGGCGGGGATGCTGGGGAATTTCGGGCAGGCGAACTATGCCTCGGCCAAGATGGCCGTGGTGGGGCTGTCGCATACGCTGGCGCGGGAAGGGGAGCGCTATGGCATCCGCTCGAACGCGGTATCGCCGTCGGCGCGGACGCGGATCGAGGAGAATCTCGGCAATGGCGAGGGCGCGACCTATGACGTGTTCAACCCGGCGAACGTGGCGCCGCTGATCTGCTGGCTGGCAAGGGCGGATTGCCCGGCGACGGGGCAGGTGTTTCATGCCTACGGCCGGCGCATCGAGGTGCTGAACCCGACGGCGATTGCCGTTGACCTGCAATCCGACGAGGATTGGACGGTCGACAGCGTCGGAGAGGCGCTGGCCGACCGGCTGCCGCGGCGGGCGGAGATCACCGATTTCGTGCCGGAGTTCAACAGATGA
- a CDS encoding MaoC/PaaZ C-terminal domain-containing protein, whose product MTHLAVPRISEPFRVSTARMQGFAGVFAGGAEYNPVFAHVPAMQSMVEATQAASDRPGIHAEHDFVFHRPMAAGQTLVTETRVTGAVCIRPGLLCRVVSVTRAGGEVVTTQVTSVLKRGVATLPEGLNADDVPERPEMEDFAPASEATFRIGPADVAAYAEAARDYAPYTLDAEAAQAMGFPGPVLHGMGTLGYAAQAVIAAFAGGDGTRISKLGVRFARPLVVAGDVDLTVVMERRGDVVLFEARTAGGDVVANRGYAEVAA is encoded by the coding sequence ATGACCCATTTGGCGGTGCCGCGCATATCGGAGCCCTTTCGCGTGTCGACGGCGCGGATGCAGGGGTTTGCGGGCGTGTTCGCAGGCGGGGCGGAATACAACCCGGTCTTCGCCCATGTGCCGGCGATGCAGTCGATGGTCGAGGCGACGCAGGCGGCGTCGGACCGGCCGGGCATTCATGCCGAACATGATTTCGTCTTTCACCGGCCGATGGCGGCCGGGCAGACGCTGGTGACCGAGACGCGGGTGACCGGGGCGGTGTGCATCAGGCCGGGGCTGTTGTGCCGGGTGGTGTCGGTGACGCGGGCGGGCGGAGAGGTGGTGACGACGCAGGTGACGAGCGTGCTTAAGCGGGGCGTCGCGACGTTGCCCGAGGGGTTGAACGCCGACGATGTGCCGGAGCGGCCGGAGATGGAGGATTTCGCGCCCGCTTCAGAGGCGACATTCCGGATTGGGCCTGCCGACGTGGCGGCCTATGCCGAGGCCGCGCGGGATTATGCGCCCTATACGCTGGATGCCGAGGCGGCGCAGGCGATGGGGTTTCCGGGGCCGGTGCTGCACGGGATGGGCACGCTGGGCTATGCCGCGCAGGCGGTGATCGCCGCGTTTGCCGGGGGCGACGGCACGCGGATCAGCAAGCTTGGCGTGCGGTTTGCGCGGCCCCTGGTGGTGGCCGGGGATGTGGACCTGACGGTCGTGATGGAGCGGCGGGGCGATGTCGTGCTGTTCGAGGCGCGGACGGCGGGCGGCGACGTGGTGGCCAACCGGGGTTACGCGGAGGTGGCGGCATGA
- a CDS encoding class I adenylate-forming enzyme family protein, protein MTGLISHGEVPPAKSAVPEDSIIALMLRGCREDPFRPLVIVEDGPRFTRKAFEDRVAAFAGHLADKVKPHDRVVVMLDNRLEYLVAFFAILACRGTLVSISPDAKAHDAGHILRDAEPVLVIAGAAQAEVLKGVDGPVPEVLVVGEPEPDGLVPYDAAPLDLGKVAGEREDIAAIYYTSGSTGAPKGCMLHNGWWLNVVDTDLRLFPRGWQDRQLCCLPFYYADPTIQLLTSLASRGTMIAMRRFSVSRFWDVVRTHDATEILSIASIPALLLTGERSEAERDHRIRLAIHAGLPPDIHAELLERYGFDWLNQYGQTEGGLISRVPMEGSERFTGTGTMGVEPPGVQVKVLNEAGEEVPVGEAGEAAVFSEDVFRGYLGRPEATAETIRDGWVHTGDLVRRDAKGLLYFVGRKKEIVRRSGENISGAEVEAVLSSHPRIVEAAVIPVPDKLRGEEVKAILSVKGGGGREALPPDEVLAWCRERLAGFKVPRYLAWQEGEFPRLPSMKIDRQALRRAHDFDDPGLWDREAGK, encoded by the coding sequence ATGACGGGGCTGATCTCTCATGGCGAGGTGCCGCCGGCGAAATCGGCGGTACCGGAGGACTCGATCATCGCGCTGATGCTGCGCGGGTGTCGCGAGGATCCGTTCCGGCCGCTGGTGATCGTCGAGGACGGGCCGCGCTTTACGCGGAAGGCATTCGAGGACCGGGTCGCGGCATTCGCCGGGCACCTGGCGGACAAGGTGAAGCCGCATGACCGGGTGGTGGTGATGCTGGACAACCGGCTGGAATACCTTGTCGCCTTTTTCGCCATTCTTGCCTGTCGCGGGACGCTGGTGTCGATTTCACCCGATGCCAAGGCGCATGATGCGGGGCATATCCTGCGGGATGCCGAGCCGGTGCTGGTGATTGCGGGGGCGGCGCAGGCGGAGGTTCTGAAAGGTGTCGATGGGCCCGTGCCGGAGGTGCTGGTGGTCGGCGAGCCGGAGCCGGACGGGCTGGTGCCATATGACGCGGCGCCGCTGGATCTGGGCAAGGTCGCGGGTGAGCGCGAGGATATCGCGGCGATCTACTACACCTCGGGCAGCACCGGGGCGCCGAAAGGGTGCATGTTGCACAATGGCTGGTGGCTGAACGTGGTCGATACCGACCTGCGGCTGTTCCCGCGCGGCTGGCAGGACCGGCAGCTGTGCTGTCTGCCGTTCTACTATGCCGATCCAACGATTCAGCTTCTGACCTCGCTGGCGTCGCGGGGCACGATGATCGCGATGCGGCGGTTTTCGGTGTCGCGGTTCTGGGACGTGGTGCGGACGCATGATGCGACCGAGATCCTGTCGATCGCGTCGATCCCGGCGTTGCTGTTGACGGGAGAGCGGAGTGAGGCGGAGCGGGATCACCGCATCCGGTTGGCGATTCACGCAGGGCTGCCGCCGGATATTCACGCCGAGCTGCTGGAGCGTTACGGGTTCGACTGGCTGAACCAGTACGGGCAGACCGAGGGTGGGCTGATTTCCCGTGTGCCGATGGAGGGGTCGGAGCGGTTTACCGGGACCGGCACGATGGGGGTGGAGCCGCCGGGGGTGCAGGTGAAGGTGCTGAACGAGGCGGGCGAAGAGGTGCCCGTTGGCGAGGCGGGCGAGGCCGCGGTGTTTTCCGAGGATGTGTTCCGGGGCTATCTTGGCCGGCCGGAGGCCACCGCCGAGACCATCCGCGACGGCTGGGTGCATACCGGTGACCTGGTGCGGCGGGATGCGAAGGGGCTTTTGTATTTCGTCGGTCGCAAGAAGGAGATCGTGCGCCGGTCGGGCGAGAATATCTCGGGGGCCGAGGTGGAAGCGGTTTTGTCGTCGCATCCGAGGATTGTCGAGGCGGCCGTGATCCCGGTGCCGGACAAGCTGCGGGGGGAAGAAGTGAAGGCCATCCTGTCGGTCAAGGGTGGCGGCGGGCGCGAGGCATTGCCGCCGGACGAGGTGCTGGCGTGGTGCCGCGAGCGGCTGGCCGGGTTCAAGGTGCCAAGGTACCTGGCCTGGCAGGAGGGGGAGTTTCCCCGCCTGCCGTCGATGAAGATCGACCGGCAGGCGCTGCGGCGGGCGCATGATTTCGACGATCCCGGTTTGTGGGACAGGGAGGCAGGCAAATGA
- a CDS encoding amidohydrolase family protein, which produces MTAPEGCDLLIRNATVVTGETVLHDGWVAVRGDRIVGVGSGEAAAWQAERVIDGEGGLLHPGYVDGHYHLGLHLLRGILPDVPDDQPIGPFGRWLSALTPEDELVSARTAAAEAALAGFTGIVEAGSAFDTDAMAEGVTGVGLRVTLAAPMIWDRPGPEPLTGKIDRAPCDSDHALRHLGDELHRNAEDGLARGHVAYYGTGSSSEEVMAEAARLAREAGVPMHAHQNFTPADAAAEKERYGRDAIVHMAEAGLIGPETVFTHMNVLSDAEVEAVVETGMALVWHPANAAYYGILAQARSRFPELARRGVDIGFGTDVAKTWGFGDLGFAAFLTMRAAGEDVSPETLLKIFTTGGARAMGLSDTGRIAVGQRADIVLRRADLPEAMPEGDPLKHLTLTLRTKGVRHSFCAGRQIVEDGALVRADVKEIGAAARATARGLAERADLKLPERAAP; this is translated from the coding sequence ATGACGGCTCCCGAGGGATGTGACCTGTTGATCCGGAATGCGACGGTGGTGACGGGCGAGACGGTCTTGCATGACGGTTGGGTTGCGGTGCGCGGTGACCGGATCGTTGGCGTGGGCTCTGGCGAGGCCGCGGCATGGCAGGCCGAGCGGGTGATCGATGGCGAGGGGGGCTTGCTGCACCCCGGCTACGTCGACGGGCATTATCATCTGGGGCTGCATCTGTTGCGGGGGATCCTGCCGGATGTGCCCGATGACCAGCCGATCGGCCCGTTCGGGCGGTGGCTGAGTGCGCTGACGCCGGAGGATGAACTGGTTTCGGCAAGGACGGCGGCGGCCGAGGCGGCGCTGGCCGGGTTCACCGGCATCGTCGAGGCGGGAAGCGCGTTCGATACGGATGCCATGGCCGAGGGCGTGACGGGCGTTGGGCTTCGGGTGACGCTGGCCGCGCCGATGATCTGGGACAGGCCGGGGCCGGAGCCGCTGACGGGCAAGATCGACCGGGCGCCTTGTGACAGCGATCATGCCTTGCGCCACCTGGGCGACGAGCTGCACCGCAATGCCGAAGACGGGCTGGCGCGGGGGCATGTGGCGTATTACGGCACCGGGAGTTCCAGCGAAGAGGTCATGGCCGAGGCTGCACGGCTGGCGCGCGAGGCGGGCGTGCCGATGCATGCGCATCAGAATTTCACGCCAGCGGATGCGGCGGCGGAGAAGGAGCGCTATGGGCGCGATGCTATCGTGCACATGGCCGAGGCCGGGCTGATCGGGCCGGAGACGGTGTTCACACACATGAACGTGCTGAGCGATGCCGAGGTCGAGGCGGTTGTCGAGACCGGCATGGCGCTTGTCTGGCATCCGGCGAACGCGGCCTATTACGGGATATTGGCGCAGGCGCGGTCGCGGTTTCCGGAGCTGGCGCGGCGGGGCGTGGATATCGGGTTCGGCACGGATGTGGCGAAGACATGGGGCTTTGGCGACCTCGGCTTTGCGGCCTTTTTGACCATGCGGGCGGCGGGCGAGGACGTGTCGCCCGAAACGCTTCTGAAGATCTTCACCACGGGCGGGGCGCGGGCGATGGGCCTGTCCGATACCGGTCGGATCGCGGTGGGCCAGCGGGCGGATATCGTGCTGCGCCGGGCCGACCTGCCCGAAGCGATGCCGGAAGGTGACCCCCTGAAACACCTGACCTTGACCCTGAGGACCAAGGGTGTGCGGCATTCCTTCTGTGCGGGGCGCCAGATTGTCGAGGATGGCGCGCTTGTGCGGGCCGACGTGAAAGAGATCGGCGCGGCGGCGCGGGCCACGGCCCGGGGACTGGCCGAGCGGGCCGACCTGAAGCTGCCCGAAAGGGCCGCGCCATGA